A section of the Bacillus sp. V2I10 genome encodes:
- a CDS encoding creatininase family protein — MNALELHGRQLDEFKKAAFVVLPLGSFEYHGPHSPYGTDIILAEGFGDLIQKDLGGIVYPTVPYSSCPGKTAKYPGTISVRPSIMLEYLSDILQGILELGTERIVLLNAHDANMGLSRSVAEYITIHYPNAKFLLINWWQMVEVGKAEELGFIGTTGRGHGGPFEMSTVKAFRPDLVNVEREDNEFNETNKYSTLPYITVEGTPESWDGYTGLIKQTAQEKGEVIVRAAADNMNKLIKNWLIGTERGD; from the coding sequence ATGAACGCACTTGAGTTACACGGAAGGCAACTTGATGAATTTAAAAAAGCTGCCTTTGTGGTACTGCCACTTGGAAGCTTTGAATACCACGGTCCCCATTCTCCCTATGGTACGGATATTATCCTTGCGGAAGGTTTTGGGGACTTAATTCAAAAGGACCTTGGTGGTATTGTCTATCCAACTGTTCCATATTCCTCCTGTCCAGGAAAAACGGCTAAATATCCAGGAACGATTTCCGTCCGACCTTCTATCATGCTTGAATACTTGTCGGATATATTACAGGGAATACTCGAACTCGGGACCGAGAGAATTGTCCTTCTGAATGCCCATGATGCCAACATGGGACTTTCACGATCAGTTGCCGAGTACATCACCATTCATTATCCAAACGCAAAGTTTTTATTGATAAATTGGTGGCAAATGGTTGAAGTTGGAAAAGCCGAGGAACTCGGTTTTATTGGAACAACCGGAAGAGGACATGGAGGTCCGTTTGAAATGTCTACTGTAAAAGCTTTCAGGCCTGATCTCGTAAACGTGGAGCGAGAAGATAACGAATTCAATGAGACAAACAAGTATTCGACCCTCCCATATATAACAGTAGAGGGAACACCTGAGAGTTGGGATGGATACACAGGATTAATTAAACAAACAGCGCAGGAAAAAGGAGAAGTAATCGTCAGAGCTGCGGCAGATAACATGAATAAGCTAATAAAAAATTGGCTTATCGGAACCGAGAGAGGAGACTGA
- the argH gene encoding argininosuccinate lyase has protein sequence MDSKFRNQIIELEGDSFPSKSYTSLVLKPAYNEAKKNFLKSMLQIHTAHLVMLQEQGLVTEEEAKKIGYAIKNVEVDKLQKGEYDPKFEDLFFQVEHDLIKQAGDIAGNLHIGRSRNDMGIAIYRMTLREKLLDLLDGALHLRKSLIELSKEHIETIMIGYTHTQQAQPTTLGHYLNALTDMLTRDIGRLQSAYQTVNRSSMGAAALTTSGFPISRSRMQELLGFEDIIDNAWDAVSGADYIMETASVVQIAALNLGRSTQDFLLWGTQEFAAFQLAAPYVQISSIMPQKRNPVSIEHMRALLSGVAGDAQTVLTMVHNTPFGDIVDTEDDMQPYLWKAMDRLKGIYQLLSSVLLTMNVDKELLLNRAKESFANVTELADTIVREDGLSFRQAHHIVSGAVTSLTQSGKDSLSNLTLSLVNMYAQKVIGKPLTLTEDTFKNTLNPVSFVHVRTLPGGPAPSRMTTTLKKKNDEQQELLDWIKRKKDALEQYEQELKLHVHQWAKESE, from the coding sequence ATGGATTCAAAATTCAGAAATCAAATTATTGAATTAGAAGGAGATTCATTTCCATCAAAATCCTATACATCGCTGGTTTTAAAACCAGCGTACAATGAAGCAAAAAAAAATTTTTTAAAGTCAATGCTTCAAATTCACACAGCTCATCTAGTAATGCTTCAAGAGCAAGGTCTAGTTACTGAGGAAGAGGCAAAAAAAATTGGTTATGCAATTAAAAATGTAGAAGTAGACAAGCTTCAAAAAGGAGAATATGATCCAAAGTTTGAGGATCTTTTCTTCCAAGTGGAGCATGACTTAATCAAACAGGCTGGGGATATTGCGGGTAATCTTCATATTGGACGCAGCCGTAACGATATGGGAATTGCTATTTACCGAATGACCCTAAGAGAAAAACTCTTGGATCTCCTTGATGGTGCATTGCATTTAAGAAAATCCTTAATTGAACTCTCAAAAGAACATATTGAGACTATTATGATTGGTTACACACACACGCAACAGGCTCAGCCGACAACGCTTGGACATTATCTTAATGCCTTGACCGATATGCTTACGCGTGACATTGGGCGTCTTCAATCAGCCTACCAAACCGTTAACCGCAGCAGCATGGGGGCGGCAGCCCTTACTACATCTGGCTTTCCGATTAGCCGTAGTCGAATGCAGGAGCTGCTTGGATTCGAAGATATAATCGATAATGCTTGGGATGCCGTGTCAGGTGCGGATTACATCATGGAAACAGCCTCTGTTGTACAAATTGCCGCATTAAACCTAGGAAGGTCCACACAGGATTTCTTGTTATGGGGTACTCAGGAATTTGCAGCTTTTCAACTTGCAGCCCCTTATGTTCAAATCAGTTCAATCATGCCACAAAAGAGAAATCCAGTTTCCATTGAACATATGAGAGCCCTGCTATCGGGTGTCGCTGGTGATGCACAGACTGTTCTCACAATGGTGCACAATACACCTTTTGGCGATATCGTAGACACTGAAGATGATATGCAGCCTTACCTTTGGAAAGCAATGGATCGTCTAAAAGGAATATATCAGCTGCTTTCGAGTGTTTTGCTGACTATGAATGTAGATAAGGAACTTTTGTTAAATCGAGCTAAAGAAAGTTTTGCTAATGTTACTGAGCTTGCAGATACGATTGTTCGGGAAGACGGCCTTTCTTTCCGCCAAGCACATCATATTGTCAGCGGTGCCGTCACATCTCTTACCCAATCTGGGAAAGATTCTCTAAGCAATCTTACTTTATCGCTTGTGAACATGTATGCCCAAAAAGTGATTGGAAAACCGTTAACTCTTACAGAGGATACCTTCAAGAACACATTGAACCCAGTTTCTTTTGTGCACGTACGAACTTTGCCCGGAGGACCTGCTCCCAGCAGAATGACAACCACCCTGAAAAAGAAGAACGACGAGCAGCAAGAATTATTAGATTGGATAAAAAGAAAAAAAGATGCCCTTGAACAGTATGAACAGGAATTAAAATTACACGTTCATCAGTGGGCTAAAGAAAGTGAATAA
- a CDS encoding BadF/BadG/BcrA/BcrD ATPase family protein has translation MNNSTFPLLAVDGGGTKTLAVVTDSTGKVMGIGRSNASNYQVAGIEEAKNALIVAIEEVLIKICKKDQITFQTGVFALAGIDTSEDRDIVHRIIINACIQCGINIEKIIIENDALSTLIGATSNRPGALVISGTGSIAFAHNGKGEYVRAGGWGHKVGDEGSGYWIGKEAIRSILMMSDGRGPNTILRDKVLKALSLPTVEALYNWIYGANDSVDTISEIAQIVEVSRREGDSVSHTILDAASDELFLLLFAVMEKTLNTHENNTIILQGGILKHNQYIQKRLSDKVKNQFPNSRLITANLEPYEYIVQRGILNNEQIND, from the coding sequence GTGAATAATTCAACGTTCCCTCTTTTAGCTGTTGATGGAGGGGGAACGAAAACACTTGCTGTCGTTACTGATTCCACCGGGAAAGTAATGGGAATTGGCCGGTCGAATGCTTCAAACTATCAGGTAGCAGGTATTGAAGAAGCTAAAAATGCTCTAATAGTGGCTATCGAAGAAGTGTTAATAAAGATTTGCAAGAAAGATCAAATTACATTTCAAACAGGTGTTTTCGCCTTGGCAGGAATCGATACTTCTGAAGATAGAGATATTGTCCATCGTATTATTATCAATGCTTGTATACAATGTGGGATCAATATTGAGAAAATCATTATTGAGAATGATGCCCTTTCTACTTTAATTGGGGCCACGTCAAACCGTCCTGGGGCCCTGGTTATATCAGGCACGGGGTCCATTGCATTTGCACATAATGGAAAGGGCGAATACGTACGTGCAGGTGGCTGGGGGCACAAAGTTGGTGATGAAGGAAGTGGCTATTGGATTGGCAAAGAAGCTATTCGCTCAATCTTAATGATGAGTGATGGACGAGGACCGAATACGATATTAAGGGATAAAGTGTTAAAAGCACTCAGCCTGCCAACAGTTGAAGCTCTCTATAATTGGATATATGGAGCAAACGATTCAGTCGACACAATAAGTGAAATCGCTCAAATCGTAGAAGTATCTAGAAGAGAGGGTGATTCAGTTTCCCACACTATTCTCGATGCAGCATCGGATGAACTCTTTTTATTGCTATTTGCTGTGATGGAAAAAACATTAAACACGCATGAGAACAATACAATCATCCTTCAAGGTGGGATTCTTAAGCACAATCAATATATCCAAAAACGATTATCCGATAAAGTCAAAAATCAATTTCCTAATAGTCGGTTAATAACAGCCAATTTAGAGCCTTACGAATACATTGTTCAAAGAGGTATATTGAACAATGAGCAAATAAACGACTAA
- a CDS encoding ROK family transcriptional regulator: MSFKGIPMHMKSFNKKCILQCIKDQSPISRAEIAVKTKISKPTVSLLVDELINENWVIEKGIGESSSQGGRRPIQLYFNEKAAYIIGTDIGGTNVRTVLCDLGGNIVASCSFATQKYLPSGLLEQLSKKVDGMIKKQNIEVTQVLGMGVGVPGITNTSSGLVIEAPSLNWVQYPFIEEIKQYFSFPVFVDNDVNVACLGEQWLGNAKNKRNVLYISVGTGIGSGIIINNQLYRGSSCAAGEIGYMVTDKNDMKNEFKPVFTHYGYLESVAGGKSIGNKFTDRIKEISDHPMHELAHTSGLTGEDAFKAAKCGDIVALSVIDEANEHLAYGIINAASLLNPEVIIMGGGVLKSSELILPKLQEIMKQYLPSTVELKCSFLGDRSGVLGAVSLFLREYESIIQYS, translated from the coding sequence ATGAGTTTTAAAGGGATCCCTATGCATATGAAATCATTTAATAAAAAATGTATTCTCCAATGCATTAAAGATCAATCTCCTATTTCGAGAGCGGAAATAGCTGTGAAAACGAAAATAAGCAAACCTACTGTTTCGCTATTGGTAGACGAGCTAATAAATGAAAATTGGGTTATAGAAAAAGGTATAGGCGAGTCCTCTTCACAAGGTGGCAGGAGACCAATTCAACTATATTTTAATGAAAAGGCAGCCTATATTATTGGGACAGATATAGGTGGTACCAATGTCAGAACGGTCTTATGTGATTTAGGAGGTAACATTGTTGCGTCTTGTAGCTTTGCTACCCAAAAGTATCTACCTTCAGGATTACTTGAACAGTTATCAAAAAAAGTAGATGGCATGATTAAAAAGCAGAATATCGAAGTTACTCAAGTGTTGGGGATGGGCGTTGGTGTACCGGGAATTACAAACACTTCTAGTGGGTTAGTAATAGAAGCACCCAGCTTAAATTGGGTTCAGTACCCTTTTATTGAAGAGATAAAGCAATATTTTTCTTTTCCTGTGTTTGTCGATAACGATGTCAATGTTGCATGTTTGGGAGAACAGTGGCTTGGTAATGCCAAGAACAAAAGGAACGTTCTTTACATTTCAGTCGGTACCGGTATTGGTAGTGGGATTATTATCAACAATCAGCTTTATCGAGGCTCTTCATGTGCTGCTGGGGAAATCGGATACATGGTCACAGATAAAAATGATATGAAAAATGAATTTAAACCTGTTTTTACCCATTATGGATATCTAGAGAGTGTTGCTGGGGGGAAATCCATTGGCAACAAATTTACGGATAGAATAAAGGAAATCTCTGATCATCCTATGCATGAGCTGGCTCATACTTCTGGCTTAACCGGAGAAGACGCGTTTAAAGCAGCTAAATGTGGTGATATAGTTGCTCTCTCTGTTATAGATGAAGCTAATGAACATTTAGCATATGGCATCATTAACGCTGCAAGTCTGCTGAACCCTGAGGTAATAATTATGGGAGGCGGCGTACTAAAATCATCTGAGCTCATACTTCCGAAATTACAAGAAATTATGAAGCAGTACCTACCAAGTACAGTAGAATTGAAGTGCTCATTTTTAGGTGATAGGTCTGGAGTACTCGGTGCTGTATCCCTTTTCCTTAGAGAGTATGAAAGTATTATTCAGTATTCATAA
- a CDS encoding PIG-L family deacetylase, whose protein sequence is MKKFIVALLSIILVISTLQIGGNASASQEEPDVELWNTLKPLETTVTFLNTGAHPDDERSDFLAYLSRGLGVTTSSLIANRGEGGQNEIGNELDNALGIIRSREMIEASKITGVKAYHLSDTTSDPIYDFGFSKTPEETLAKWGEDLTYERLIRFIRTYQPDILMPSFRNDHTQHGHHRAMEILSERAFEDAANPKVYPQQLKEGLSVWQVKKLFLPAESPQTATTSIEIGMYDPIYNMTYPQLGEESRYMHKSQGMGNDIPAAPRQTHLELLKTSVDTKDINELFAGVPYDLAEWALTLPKKEKSTGVHLTQLQKNLNSIVSAYPNRDKVFTKTQIALNDVRKLIKKTEKTKLDEKLKKDLLHKLSIKESQLETVSFVSSNLEVSAEAESNVLTKGQKTSVTITLKNGGEQTLKDIDLSLAVPIGWKAWAKNNGNDLSPGKTVKIIYKVEVPKNAKDYHAYDEPAIRVNVDFKNRGTKTGHTEELDETVAVLPDLSLTMSPKDTVVNTADIPEEMPIKVKVKNYYSGEIQSSISLNIPDGWEATPNKATVNFSKQFEEKEVAFKLIPPKDITEDEFDIGAKAVANGKTYNSTIQEISYDHIGTFYYQYPAQIDGVAFELLQQPNLKIGYIDSGFDTVADSLTNTGLDITKLTESDLATGDLSQYDTIVTGIRAYLSREDLKSNNARLMKYVEEGGHLVVQYHKPSDGWDALTTAPYPLTIGNPSIRWRVTDENATVNVLQPESPLFNYPNKITEKDWEGWVQERGLYYPMKWDDRFETFVSMADPNEEPFDGGILMANHGEGTYLYTNLVFYRQIQGQVPGGYRIFTNLISYGENK, encoded by the coding sequence TTGAAAAAGTTTATAGTAGCATTACTCTCCATTATCCTTGTTATTTCTACACTGCAAATCGGAGGCAATGCAAGTGCATCGCAGGAAGAACCAGATGTAGAGCTGTGGAATACGCTCAAACCACTTGAAACAACGGTCACCTTTTTAAATACAGGGGCCCATCCAGATGATGAAAGAAGTGACTTTTTAGCTTACTTATCAAGAGGGCTTGGTGTTACGACCTCTAGTCTTATAGCTAACCGTGGCGAAGGCGGACAGAATGAAATCGGAAATGAGTTAGACAACGCGCTTGGGATTATTCGTTCTAGAGAAATGATTGAGGCGTCCAAAATTACGGGTGTTAAAGCATATCATCTTAGTGATACGACTTCTGATCCTATATACGATTTCGGTTTCTCAAAAACACCTGAAGAAACCTTAGCAAAATGGGGAGAGGACCTTACCTACGAACGCTTAATTCGTTTTATTCGTACGTATCAGCCAGATATTCTTATGCCATCTTTTAGAAATGACCACACTCAGCACGGTCACCATAGAGCGATGGAAATTCTAAGTGAACGGGCCTTTGAAGATGCCGCAAACCCAAAAGTATATCCACAACAGTTAAAAGAAGGACTGTCTGTATGGCAAGTGAAAAAGTTGTTTTTGCCAGCAGAATCTCCACAAACAGCTACTACCTCTATTGAGATCGGAATGTACGATCCCATCTACAACATGACTTATCCTCAGCTAGGAGAAGAATCTCGGTACATGCATAAGAGTCAAGGCATGGGTAATGACATTCCTGCAGCTCCTAGACAAACCCATCTAGAATTGCTTAAGACTTCAGTAGATACGAAAGATATCAATGAATTGTTCGCAGGGGTCCCATATGACCTGGCAGAATGGGCTCTGACCCTTCCTAAAAAAGAGAAATCAACGGGTGTCCATTTAACTCAGCTTCAAAAAAATTTAAACTCCATCGTATCAGCTTACCCTAATAGAGACAAGGTTTTCACAAAAACACAAATTGCACTAAATGATGTGCGTAAGCTGATAAAGAAAACAGAGAAAACCAAGCTTGATGAAAAACTAAAGAAAGATCTTCTTCATAAGCTTTCCATTAAAGAAAGTCAACTAGAAACGGTAAGTTTTGTTTCTTCTAACCTTGAAGTATCTGCTGAAGCAGAATCAAATGTCTTAACAAAAGGTCAAAAAACATCTGTGACAATAACACTTAAGAATGGGGGAGAACAAACCCTTAAAGACATCGATCTTTCTTTAGCCGTTCCTATAGGATGGAAAGCATGGGCGAAAAATAATGGGAATGATCTTTCTCCTGGAAAGACAGTGAAAATCATCTACAAAGTTGAGGTGCCTAAAAACGCGAAGGATTATCATGCTTATGACGAACCTGCAATACGCGTCAATGTTGATTTTAAGAATCGTGGAACCAAGACTGGACATACAGAAGAATTAGACGAGACAGTAGCTGTTCTCCCAGATCTCTCTCTCACAATGTCTCCTAAAGATACTGTTGTGAATACAGCAGACATACCAGAGGAAATGCCAATTAAAGTGAAGGTTAAAAACTATTACAGCGGAGAAATCCAATCGTCAATTTCATTAAACATTCCTGATGGCTGGGAAGCAACACCGAATAAAGCAACAGTCAACTTCAGTAAACAGTTTGAAGAAAAAGAAGTAGCATTCAAGCTAATTCCTCCTAAGGACATTACTGAGGATGAATTTGATATTGGGGCTAAAGCGGTAGCGAACGGAAAAACCTACAATTCTACCATTCAGGAAATAAGCTATGATCACATAGGAACTTTCTATTATCAGTATCCTGCACAAATAGATGGAGTTGCCTTCGAACTCCTGCAGCAGCCTAACTTAAAAATAGGCTACATTGATAGTGGGTTTGACACCGTTGCAGATTCTTTGACAAATACAGGGTTAGACATTACAAAACTGACTGAATCAGACCTTGCAACTGGAGATTTGAGTCAATACGATACGATTGTTACAGGAATTCGAGCTTACCTTTCAAGAGAAGACCTAAAATCCAATAACGCACGCCTGATGAAATATGTAGAAGAGGGCGGTCACCTTGTCGTCCAATACCATAAGCCAAGTGATGGCTGGGATGCACTGACGACTGCCCCGTATCCATTGACTATTGGAAATCCTTCTATTCGCTGGAGGGTCACAGATGAGAACGCTACTGTAAATGTACTTCAACCAGAATCACCACTTTTCAATTATCCTAACAAAATTACAGAGAAGGATTGGGAAGGATGGGTTCAAGAGCGAGGACTTTATTATCCAATGAAATGGGACGATCGATTCGAGACATTCGTTAGCATGGCTGACCCTAATGAGGAACCATTCGATGGCGGAATTCTTATGGCAAATCACGGTGAAGGAACCTATCTCTATACCAACTTAGTATTCTACCGTCAAATCCAGGGCCAGGTGCCTGGAGGGTATAGAATTTTCACAAACCTTATCAGTTACGGAGAAAATAAGTAA
- a CDS encoding transposase, with amino-acid sequence MNCTPIVRHHLTRCSFSMAKFSKEEKIMAVKRYLAGEDSFKGIANSIGADTGDLRTWLKRFEYYGEEAFEKVYTIYSASDKLDVLNYMHEHRTSTRETAAVFNIKDPSTIHRWISLYESGGVDALQTKKKGRPSMKKKEAKKAAPEATRCYSKYVPKGELLG; translated from the coding sequence ATGAACTGCACCCCAATTGTTAGACATCATCTAACAAGGTGCAGTTTTTCTATGGCTAAATTTTCAAAAGAAGAAAAAATAATGGCCGTTAAAAGATATCTAGCAGGTGAAGATTCTTTTAAGGGAATCGCTAATTCTATTGGTGCAGATACAGGGGATTTACGTACTTGGCTTAAACGATTTGAATATTACGGGGAAGAAGCATTTGAAAAGGTATATACAATCTATTCTGCAAGCGATAAACTGGACGTACTTAACTATATGCACGAACATAGGACGTCAACAAGAGAGACAGCTGCTGTTTTCAACATTAAGGATCCAAGTACCATTCATAGATGGATATCTCTTTACGAAAGTGGAGGTGTTGACGCCCTGCAAACAAAGAAAAAGGGGCGTCCATCCATGAAGAAGAAAGAAGCAAAGAAAGCAGCACCTGAAGCAACACGGTGTTATTCAAAGTATGTCCCGAAAGGGGAATTGCTTGGATAA
- a CDS encoding PepSY-associated TM helix domain-containing protein has product MKALKIDQMINNQVKNSEKQTNQKQSYLYQVVWRWHFYAGLLFSPFLIILAFSGSVYLFKPQIESILYQKLYYVQNDGSSTLSSSAQVSKVKEAYPDGTITAIKYYDDASRTTEFSVIENGQMSSVFINPYNGEITGLLKNEEKFTEIFKKLHSELIVGGTVANRIVELAACWAVILLITGLYIWWPRNKASVWGTILPRFKTKGRIFWRDMHAVPAFWLSVFILILIVTGLPWSGVMGEQINRLATSTNTGYPPFANSGGEKPESTVKTKDVAEDVPWATENLPVPGSSTTSGYVPISLEDVTYIAQNKEIMKPYTISIPQGKMGVYTIATSPTKPGDNATLHVDQYTGSVLSDVRFNDYGIMAKAITMGIALHEGRLFGLANQIIGLIVCIGLIGLVVSSFIMWRKRKPEGRLGSPANPKDKKMTRTVFIIMLAMGVIMPLVGISIIIVFLFDRFVIAKINPLKTWLS; this is encoded by the coding sequence ATGAAAGCTTTGAAAATAGATCAAATGATAAATAATCAGGTAAAAAATTCTGAAAAACAAACTAATCAAAAGCAATCCTATCTTTATCAAGTCGTTTGGAGATGGCACTTTTATGCTGGTCTCCTATTTTCACCATTTCTTATTATTCTTGCATTTAGTGGGTCAGTATACTTATTCAAACCTCAAATTGAGTCTATTCTCTATCAAAAACTGTATTATGTTCAAAACGATGGTTCCTCAACCTTATCTTCATCTGCACAAGTATCTAAAGTGAAGGAAGCCTATCCTGATGGAACAATTACTGCTATTAAATATTATGACGATGCCTCGCGAACAACTGAATTTAGTGTTATAGAAAATGGTCAAATGTCTTCTGTTTTCATTAATCCTTATAACGGCGAAATTACTGGTTTATTGAAAAATGAGGAAAAATTTACAGAGATCTTTAAAAAGCTTCATAGTGAATTAATTGTTGGCGGTACTGTTGCAAATCGAATTGTTGAACTAGCTGCATGTTGGGCTGTCATTTTGCTCATCACAGGGTTATATATTTGGTGGCCACGAAATAAGGCGTCCGTATGGGGAACCATTTTGCCAAGGTTTAAAACGAAAGGGAGAATTTTTTGGCGAGATATGCATGCTGTACCAGCGTTTTGGCTATCAGTGTTTATTTTGATTTTAATTGTAACCGGACTTCCTTGGTCTGGGGTGATGGGTGAACAAATAAATCGTCTTGCAACCTCAACTAATACTGGGTACCCACCTTTTGCTAATAGTGGGGGTGAAAAACCAGAGTCAACAGTTAAAACAAAAGATGTGGCAGAAGATGTTCCTTGGGCAACAGAGAATTTACCGGTTCCAGGTTCTTCGACAACAAGTGGATATGTACCTATATCACTTGAAGATGTTACCTATATTGCCCAAAACAAGGAGATAATGAAACCTTATACGATTTCCATACCACAAGGTAAAATGGGTGTATATACCATTGCCACTTCCCCTACAAAACCAGGGGATAATGCTACATTACATGTAGACCAATATACTGGCTCCGTTTTAAGTGACGTTCGTTTTAATGACTATGGCATCATGGCAAAAGCTATTACTATGGGTATTGCACTACATGAAGGACGATTGTTCGGATTGGCTAATCAAATTATCGGACTTATTGTTTGTATAGGGCTAATCGGCTTAGTTGTCAGTTCCTTTATCATGTGGCGTAAACGAAAACCTGAAGGAAGGCTAGGATCTCCGGCCAATCCAAAAGATAAAAAAATGACAAGAACCGTATTCATTATCATGCTCGCGATGGGGGTCATCATGCCATTAGTGGGTATATCTATTATTATTGTGTTCCTATTCGATCGTTTTGTCATCGCGAAAATTAATCCATTAAAGACTTGGCTAAGTTGA
- a CDS encoding DeoR family transcriptional regulator translates to MLPVERQQQILTWLEEEASLKVSVISQRLSVSEMTVYRDLKPLIGQQKVLKTSNGITLIPKPDVSPYICSYCNKNSNTRFSVQLIKLNQQVEHTCCAHCGLLRYQVMEKEVSQIICYDFLKDTTISAKIATFLLNADLNLNYCHPQVIVFGSFKQAKQFQLGFGGSIYNFEEAIKEINEEMNGKTCCISKG, encoded by the coding sequence GTGTTACCGGTTGAACGACAGCAACAAATTTTAACATGGTTAGAAGAAGAAGCGAGTTTGAAAGTTTCTGTAATCAGTCAAAGACTCAGTGTGTCTGAAATGACTGTCTACCGTGACTTAAAACCACTAATTGGGCAGCAGAAGGTGCTAAAAACATCGAATGGAATAACTCTTATTCCTAAACCCGATGTTTCTCCTTACATTTGTTCTTATTGCAATAAAAATTCAAACACGAGATTCTCCGTTCAACTCATCAAATTAAATCAACAAGTCGAACATACTTGTTGCGCTCATTGTGGTCTCCTTCGATATCAAGTTATGGAAAAAGAAGTTTCTCAAATCATTTGTTATGACTTTTTAAAGGATACAACGATAAGTGCTAAGATAGCGACATTTCTGTTGAATGCAGATCTTAATCTTAATTACTGTCACCCACAGGTCATCGTATTTGGCTCTTTTAAACAAGCAAAACAATTTCAACTAGGATTTGGAGGCAGTATCTATAATTTTGAAGAAGCAATTAAAGAAATTAATGAAGAAATGAATGGAAAAACGTGTTGCATTTCTAAAGGATAG
- a CDS encoding IclR family transcriptional regulator C-terminal domain-containing protein — MNREAKYQIIRDLIAKGEINDLEKLEDELKIIKELGIAISKGETTKGTFSVAAPIFSWENKVVASISVGGPITRFKDHVAKYIVSETKRAAEEISEELGWMKPR, encoded by the coding sequence TTGAATAGAGAAGCAAAGTATCAAATTATTCGCGATCTTATTGCAAAAGGCGAAATTAATGACTTAGAGAAATTAGAAGATGAGTTAAAAATCATTAAGGAGTTGGGGATTGCTATTTCTAAAGGGGAAACAACAAAAGGAACATTTAGCGTTGCAGCTCCGATTTTTTCCTGGGAAAATAAGGTGGTTGCTTCTATAAGCGTGGGTGGCCCGATAACAAGATTTAAGGACCATGTGGCAAAATATATTGTAAGTGAAACAAAAAGAGCAGCTGAAGAAATTTCGGAAGAACTAGGATGGATGAAACCAAGATAG
- a CDS encoding helix-turn-helix domain-containing protein, producing MITITLLTAIIPNEAKEEWSATEVSRELDIPIQTVHRLLSSLAEYGFVFKNNETKNIPY from the coding sequence TTGATTACTATTACGCTGCTCACTGCCATTATACCGAATGAGGCTAAGGAGGAGTGGAGTGCAACTGAAGTTAGCCGCGAGCTTGACATACCTATTCAAACGGTGCATAGATTACTTTCAAGTCTTGCGGAATATGGCTTTGTATTTAAAAACAATGAAACGAAAAATATCCCTTATTGA